From Micromonospora sp. NBC_01699, a single genomic window includes:
- a CDS encoding DUF4229 domain-containing protein — MSPAVKYTLGRVGLFLVVMAALLPVPMSIFLKLMLAVVFSAAASFFLLKTWRDEMAEQVAGAVQRRQEEKARLRAALSGDDQPAPTSPAGSTTPPADPDATR; from the coding sequence GTGAGTCCCGCCGTGAAGTACACGCTGGGCCGGGTCGGGCTGTTCCTGGTGGTCATGGCCGCGCTGCTGCCGGTCCCCATGAGCATCTTCCTCAAGCTCATGCTGGCGGTGGTGTTTTCGGCGGCGGCGTCCTTCTTCCTGCTCAAGACCTGGCGCGACGAGATGGCCGAGCAGGTGGCCGGTGCGGTCCAGCGGCGGCAGGAGGAGAAGGCGCGGCTGCGCGCCGCGCTCTCCGGTGACGACCAGCCGGCCCCGACATCGCCGGCCGGCTCGACCACCCCGCCGGCCGACCCTGACGCCACCCGCTGA